ACCGCCCTCCAAACGATATGAGGCTCAAGGCCGGCGTGAAGAAGGACGGGACTCTCACCGCCCTCGATTTTTGCTGCACGGGAACCGGCGGAGCATATCCCTCAGGAGGAACTTCCCTGGTGGACTGGCTCATTCGGGATCTCTATAAATGTCCCAATGTGCGCACTGAATGCACCGATGTTTACATTCATGCCGGTCCTGCTCGGCCTTTCCGCGCTCCGGGCCATCCCCAGGCGGCCTGGGCCCTGGAGCAGATGATGGATGCTCTCGCCAAAGCCATTCACATGGACCCGGTAGAGCTTCGCCTCAAAAATATTCCTGATTTCAGTCAGGCCAAGGAAGGAAATCCTCCCTACACCACCACGGGGTTGAGACAGTGTCTGGAAGAGGGGGCCAGGGCTTTTGGCTGGGAGGAAGCCAGGAAGAAGAGTGCTCCATCCTCAGGTGCGGGTCATATAAAGAGAGGGGTGGGGATGGCGAGCTGCCTCTGGTTTGTGGGAGGAGGGTGGCCGCCTTCGACGGTTATCCTGAAGCTGTTTTCGGATGGCAGCATGAACCTCAATATGGGCGCCAGCGACATCGGAACAGGCACCAAAACGGTCATGGCTCTGGTCGCGGCCGAGGAGTTGGGAATAAGACCCGAAATGATAGAGATCGAACATGCGGATACGGGCACGACACAGTATGCCACTCCGAGCGGGGGAAGCAAGACGGTGCCCACGGAAGCTCCCACAGTGCGCGCCGCGGCCATAAGCATCAAACAACAGCTGCTGGAAATGGCCGCAAAGGATTTGCAGGAGGAGGTCGTCGCCCTGAGTTTCAAAGACGGCAATGTCTATTCCACAAAGGAGCCTTCCAAAAAAATCAGGATCGCCGATATTTCAGGGCTCAAAAAGCGTGGAGTGATCGTGGGGGTTGGGTACCGGGGGCCCAATCCTGAAAACAAGTCCATCAATCCTTTCGCTGCACAGTTTTGCGAGGTGGAAGTCAACACCAAAACGGGTGAGGTCAAAATCCTCCGTTTCCTTGGGACGAATGACAGCGGCAGGGTCATGGACCGGCTGACCTATGACAGTCAGGTCATCGGGGGAATCACCATGGGGATTGGACTGGCCATGACGGAATACCGGGTCCTGGATCGGAACCAGACCGGCAAAATGCTCAACCGGAACTGGCACGATTACAAGTTGCCGACGGCCATGGATGTTCCTGATGACATCGTTTCCCTTCCTATAGAACTTGTGGATACGCAAGCCAACACCACGGGGGCAAAAGGTTTGGGAGAACCCGTGACCATACCCACGGCGCCGGCTATCGCCAATGCCGTTTACCATGCCACGGGAATTCGCATTACAGAGACTCCCATCAGCCCCGGGAAGCTCATCCGGTTGCTTGCTGAGAGCAGAAAGGAGGGATGATCCATGCTTCCGAACTTCAGTTACGTGCGTGCAAAATCCCTGGAGGAAGCTCTCGGGCATCTTTCTTCCCCTGAAGTGAGAATTCACGCAGGCGGCACGGATCTGTTGGGATGTCTCCGGGAAGAAGTCTTCAAGGTCGAAAAGATAGTGAGCATCAGTGGGCTCAAAGAATTGAAAGGGATCGGCGAGACCGAAGATGGCGGCCTTCGCATCGGAGCCCTCACCACTATTACAGAAATTGCCGAGAATCCCCTCATTCAGAAAAGATATACCGCCCTGGCGCAGGGAGCTTCCGAAGTTGCAAGCCCTCAACTGAGAAATCAGGGAACCCTTGGGGGGAATATCTGCCAGAAGCCCCGCTGCTGGTACTATCGCGGAGATTTCCATTGCCTGAGAAAGGGTGGGGAGACCTGCTACGCCGTGGCCGGGGAAAATCGTTTTCATTGCATCTTCGGTGGGGACA
This region of Desulforhabdus amnigena genomic DNA includes:
- a CDS encoding xanthine dehydrogenase family protein molybdopterin-binding subunit — translated: MKENEKDLYYLQGLSIPETPAPGQEPKPWQKTETIGKRVPRVDAYERVSGAAVYPSDIVLPEMIYGAILRCPHPNALVKKLDISAAIEMPGVLAVVSGSDPEARLEWNYSKEIKTALFEPHCRFEGEPVAAVAAETPYQAWDALRAVNVQYEVLPFVADERDALKKNAPSVHAGGNLLKTEKYERGNVEKGFIDADVVLEENYRTQCELHTPLELHGCVAQWNGDRLTLWESTQGVYAVQEKVAEVLGMPLSKVRVIGRYMGGGFGSKLQAGKYTIIAALLAKKAARPVKLFLTREETYLAVGNRPPNDMRLKAGVKKDGTLTALDFCCTGTGGAYPSGGTSLVDWLIRDLYKCPNVRTECTDVYIHAGPARPFRAPGHPQAAWALEQMMDALAKAIHMDPVELRLKNIPDFSQAKEGNPPYTTTGLRQCLEEGARAFGWEEARKKSAPSSGAGHIKRGVGMASCLWFVGGGWPPSTVILKLFSDGSMNLNMGASDIGTGTKTVMALVAAEELGIRPEMIEIEHADTGTTQYATPSGGSKTVPTEAPTVRAAAISIKQQLLEMAAKDLQEEVVALSFKDGNVYSTKEPSKKIRIADISGLKKRGVIVGVGYRGPNPENKSINPFAAQFCEVEVNTKTGEVKILRFLGTNDSGRVMDRLTYDSQVIGGITMGIGLAMTEYRVLDRNQTGKMLNRNWHDYKLPTAMDVPDDIVSLPIELVDTQANTTGAKGLGEPVTIPTAPAIANAVYHATGIRITETPISPGKLIRLLAESRKEG